The following coding sequences are from one Elusimicrobium minutum Pei191 window:
- a CDS encoding ABC1 kinase family protein — protein MFGFVSKTIRHTHRYTEIVTILVKYGMGDIMRSLKITDMFPFTKKLLPKVDNKSVSSFNKWENIRMALEELGPTFIKLGQMLSNRPDIIPLQLIKELEKLQDTVPPFEHEEAVKIVESELEGKISENFSYFSKKPIAAASIAQVHKARLPDATTVAVKVQRPGIEEIIGVDVEILHNLASLAGNNITELKYFNPVGIIKQFEEHIKEELDFNKERLNIERFQRNFQKDGRVHVLKAHKKYSAKRVLTMELIEGVKVSRIAEENLEGYDRGLIAKNGAQIILKQIFIDGFFHADPHPGNIIILENNKICFIDFGMMGSLSQSQKDDLGTLIVALMYRNSSLVTSTILTIVNRPDHLQTREIEYRVEKLIERYIDLPLEEINVGELLLSLTQMLPEFELNMPPNFSFMVKSLITIEGVGRQLDPEFSAMAVIKEFSQTIIKNRLSPKGFAMSSIITLMETKKLIENAPRDIREILNKAKQGHIKIEFEHRHLGKLRRSLEEASNRLVFGIALGSLIIGSSIMVHANIAPRWNDIPVIGLIGFLVSGFMAAYILLSSVYENLKKRKK, from the coding sequence ATGTTTGGATTTGTTTCAAAAACCATACGCCATACACACCGTTATACGGAAATTGTTACCATTTTGGTTAAATACGGAATGGGCGACATAATGCGCAGCCTTAAAATAACGGATATGTTTCCCTTCACAAAAAAACTGCTTCCCAAAGTGGATAATAAATCCGTTTCTTCTTTTAACAAATGGGAAAATATAAGAATGGCATTGGAAGAACTTGGCCCAACATTCATAAAACTTGGGCAAATGTTAAGCAACCGTCCGGATATTATTCCCCTGCAATTAATTAAAGAACTTGAAAAACTGCAAGACACCGTACCCCCTTTTGAGCATGAAGAGGCTGTTAAAATAGTTGAAAGCGAACTTGAAGGCAAAATAAGTGAAAATTTTTCCTATTTCAGTAAAAAACCTATAGCCGCTGCCTCTATTGCACAAGTGCATAAAGCAAGGCTGCCTGATGCAACCACCGTTGCTGTCAAAGTGCAGCGCCCGGGTATTGAAGAAATTATTGGCGTAGACGTTGAAATACTGCATAATCTTGCCTCTTTGGCGGGAAATAATATCACGGAATTAAAATATTTTAACCCCGTGGGCATAATTAAACAATTTGAAGAACATATAAAAGAAGAACTTGATTTTAATAAAGAAAGACTTAATATAGAGCGGTTTCAAAGAAATTTCCAAAAAGACGGACGCGTGCACGTATTAAAAGCGCACAAAAAATATTCCGCCAAACGCGTGCTTACCATGGAACTTATAGAAGGCGTTAAAGTAAGCCGCATAGCTGAGGAAAACCTTGAAGGTTACGACCGCGGGCTGATAGCCAAAAACGGCGCGCAGATAATTCTAAAACAGATTTTCATAGATGGCTTTTTTCATGCCGACCCACACCCGGGCAACATAATAATTTTAGAAAACAATAAAATATGTTTTATTGATTTTGGTATGATGGGCAGTTTGAGCCAATCGCAAAAAGATGATTTGGGCACCTTAATAGTGGCGCTGATGTACCGCAACTCTTCACTTGTGACAAGCACAATACTTACAATAGTTAACAGGCCTGACCACCTCCAAACGCGCGAAATAGAATACAGGGTTGAAAAGCTTATCGAGCGTTACATTGACTTGCCGCTTGAAGAAATAAACGTTGGCGAATTGCTTTTATCTTTAACGCAAATGCTGCCTGAATTTGAACTAAATATGCCGCCAAACTTTTCTTTCATGGTAAAATCTTTAATTACCATTGAAGGCGTGGGCCGCCAGTTAGACCCCGAGTTTAGCGCAATGGCGGTAATAAAAGAATTTTCCCAAACAATAATAAAAAACCGCCTTAGCCCCAAAGGTTTTGCGATGTCTTCCATAATAACCTTAATGGAAACAAAAAAACTTATTGAAAACGCCCCCCGCGATATACGGGAGATTCTCAACAAAGCAAAACAGGGGCATATAAAAATTGAGTTTGAGCACAGACATCTGGGCAAATTAAGAAGAAGCTTGGAAGAAGCCAGCAATCGTCTGGTATTTGGCATTGCGCTGGGCTCGCTTATAATAGGTTCGTCTATCATGGTGCACGCAAACATAGCTCCCAGATGGAATGATATTCCGGTAATAGGTTTAATAGGTTTTTTAGTAAGCGGATTTATGGCGGCGTACATACTGCTGTCCTCAGTT